The Microbacterium foliorum genome has a window encoding:
- the galK gene encoding galactokinase, whose amino-acid sequence MTPTTAAQATALFTDLTGRTPDGVWSAPGRVNLIGEHTDYNDGFVLPFAIPHRTYAAVGVRDDGLGRVCVASTFADEPVEVALDELDALFPTPTGTAPRVPEWAAYPLGVAWALRQAGAEGRGLDIAITSDVPVGAGLSSSAAIEGATASALNDLWAAGLDRTALARIGRRAENEAVGAPTGIMDQMASMLGEPDAAIFLDCRSLDAVLVPVGIAEAGLAILVMDTRVTHAHSTGGYRERRAACERGAAIMGVPSLRDVSVGDLPRAEELMDDVTFRRVRHVVTENQRVLDTVRVLREDGARAIGDLLVASHASMRDDFEISVPELDTAVEAALAAGAIGARMTGGGFGGAAIALIEQDSVQQVTDAVNATFAASGFTAPVVFTVTPSAGAHRDS is encoded by the coding sequence ATGACCCCCACCACCGCCGCGCAGGCGACCGCCCTTTTCACCGACCTCACCGGCCGCACTCCCGACGGCGTCTGGTCGGCTCCTGGGCGCGTGAACCTTATCGGCGAGCACACCGACTACAACGACGGTTTCGTGCTGCCGTTCGCGATCCCCCACCGCACCTACGCGGCCGTCGGGGTCCGTGACGACGGCCTGGGTCGCGTGTGTGTCGCATCCACGTTCGCCGACGAGCCGGTCGAGGTCGCCCTCGACGAGCTCGACGCGCTGTTCCCCACCCCGACCGGCACCGCCCCGCGCGTGCCCGAATGGGCCGCATATCCGCTCGGAGTCGCCTGGGCGCTGCGTCAGGCCGGTGCGGAAGGCCGCGGACTCGACATCGCGATCACCTCCGACGTCCCGGTGGGCGCAGGGCTCTCATCGTCCGCCGCGATCGAGGGTGCGACGGCATCCGCGCTGAACGACCTCTGGGCCGCCGGGCTCGACCGCACGGCCCTCGCGCGGATCGGCCGCCGTGCCGAGAACGAGGCCGTCGGCGCCCCGACCGGCATCATGGATCAGATGGCCTCGATGCTCGGTGAGCCCGATGCCGCCATCTTCCTCGACTGCCGCTCGCTCGACGCCGTGCTCGTGCCCGTCGGGATCGCCGAGGCCGGTCTTGCGATCCTCGTGATGGACACCCGCGTCACGCACGCCCACTCCACCGGCGGCTACCGCGAGCGCCGCGCCGCGTGCGAGCGGGGAGCCGCCATCATGGGCGTGCCGAGCCTGCGCGACGTCTCGGTCGGCGACCTGCCTCGCGCCGAGGAGCTCATGGACGACGTCACGTTCCGCCGCGTGCGGCACGTGGTCACCGAGAACCAGCGCGTGCTCGACACGGTGCGGGTGCTGCGCGAAGACGGTGCCCGTGCGATCGGCGACCTGCTCGTCGCTTCGCACGCCTCGATGCGCGACGACTTCGAGATCTCCGTGCCCGAGCTCGACACCGCGGTCGAGGCAGCCCTCGCCGCCGGCGCGATCGGCGCGCGGATGACCGGCGGCGGTTTCGGCGGCGCCGCGATCGCGCTGATCGAGCAGGACTCGGTGCAGCAGGTGACGGATGCCGTGAACGCCACGTTCGCCGCATCCGGTTTCACCGCCCCGGTTGTCTTCACCGTCACGCCGTCGGCGGGCGCGCACCGCGACTCCTGA
- the galT gene encoding galactose-1-phosphate uridylyltransferase, which translates to MNTHELPELRTETLSAGITKRATTLADGRELIYFDDPDTTLGAERAVDSRTLDPRGATATMRLDVLTGDWITVAANRQNRVMMPSADADPLAPQSATNPSEVPSMYDVAVFENRSPAFGPALAEAVGSAPEASNAPRGLDDLAALGLGRTRTSVGRCEVVCFSPEHTGSFGTQSVTRARTVIEAWADRTAALSQLPGIEQIFPFENRGEAIGVTLPHPHGQIYAYPYVTPRTTRLLDSIDRTAPDLFQHILESEQASERVVFRGEHWTAFVPFAARWPLEVHLMPHRHVADFAETTEAERDELAPLYLRLLRGVDALYDTPTPYIAAWHQAPVHVGRDSVRLHLQLTSPRRAADKLKFLAGSEAAMWAWAAEVTPEQGAARIREAIAKADAAHGDALRTAHTEHTAHTTDTTDTAHTADTADTADTAADTADEASA; encoded by the coding sequence GTGAACACGCACGAATTGCCTGAGTTGCGAACCGAGACCCTCTCCGCGGGGATCACCAAGCGCGCGACGACCCTCGCCGACGGCCGCGAGCTGATCTACTTCGACGACCCCGACACGACGCTCGGCGCCGAGCGCGCGGTAGACTCCCGCACGCTCGACCCGCGCGGCGCCACCGCCACGATGCGCCTCGACGTGCTGACCGGCGACTGGATCACGGTCGCCGCGAACCGTCAGAACCGCGTCATGATGCCCAGCGCCGATGCCGACCCGCTGGCCCCGCAGTCCGCGACGAACCCGTCGGAGGTGCCGTCGATGTACGACGTCGCCGTGTTCGAGAACCGCTCCCCCGCGTTCGGCCCCGCGCTGGCCGAGGCGGTCGGCTCCGCTCCCGAGGCATCCAATGCCCCGCGCGGCCTCGACGATCTCGCGGCCCTCGGACTCGGGCGCACGCGCACCTCGGTCGGTCGCTGCGAGGTCGTGTGCTTCAGCCCCGAGCACACCGGATCCTTCGGCACGCAGTCCGTCACCCGCGCGCGCACGGTCATCGAGGCCTGGGCCGACCGCACCGCCGCTCTCTCGCAGCTCCCCGGCATCGAGCAGATCTTCCCGTTCGAGAACCGCGGCGAGGCGATCGGCGTCACCCTGCCCCACCCGCACGGTCAGATCTACGCCTACCCGTACGTCACACCCCGCACCACACGACTGCTCGACTCGATCGACCGCACCGCCCCCGACCTGTTCCAGCACATCCTCGAGTCCGAGCAGGCCTCGGAGCGGGTCGTGTTCCGCGGCGAGCACTGGACCGCCTTCGTGCCCTTCGCCGCGCGGTGGCCCCTCGAGGTGCACCTGATGCCGCACCGCCACGTCGCGGACTTCGCCGAGACGACCGAGGCCGAGCGCGATGAGCTCGCGCCCCTCTACCTGCGCCTGCTGCGCGGCGTCGATGCGCTCTACGACACCCCGACCCCGTACATCGCGGCGTGGCACCAGGCCCCCGTCCACGTGGGGCGCGACAGCGTGCGCCTGCACCTGCAGCTGACCAGCCCCCGCCGCGCCGCCGACAAGCTCAAGTTCCTCGCCGGATCCGAAGCCGCGATGTGGGCCTGGGCCGCCGAGGTCACCCCCGAGCAGGGCGCCGCCCGCATCCGCGAGGCGATCGCGAAGGCCGACGCCGCCCACGGCGACGCACTCCGCACCGCACACACCGAACACACCGCACACACCACAGACACCACGGACACCGCACACACCGCAGACACCGCAGACACCGCAGACACCGCAGCAGACACCGCAGACGAGGCATCCGCATGA
- a CDS encoding substrate-binding domain-containing protein: MGDDPLRAPDAPRRRRPASGRVSMAMVASRAGVSGQTVSRVVNDSPRVDPATRERVETAMAELGYRPHRAARALRTGRSQTIGLVVTTLATVGNSRMLQATAEAAAERGYALTLVTAGASASTTAERVGVPASGNGSGDTVADAFERLVEQEVDGAIVLNEASALVPAADRPAGLRLVVVDAPGAADLAVVHSDHVGGAAVATAHLLEIGHATVHHLAGPADSFAAGERERGWRDTLVAAGVQPPPIVRGDWTAEAGFLAGDAVLTASAVFCANDQMALGLLRALADAGRRVPEDVSVIGFDDVPDAANYRPPLTTIRQDFTALAHRAVSLLVAEIEGAPEPEASAVVPTLLIERASTR; encoded by the coding sequence ATGGGCGACGACCCGCTGCGCGCGCCGGATGCCCCGCGACGTCGCCGCCCTGCATCGGGGCGCGTCTCGATGGCGATGGTCGCGTCTCGCGCGGGCGTGTCGGGACAGACCGTCTCGCGCGTCGTCAACGACAGTCCGCGGGTCGATCCTGCGACCCGAGAGCGTGTCGAGACCGCGATGGCCGAGCTCGGCTACCGGCCCCACCGTGCGGCGCGCGCGCTGCGCACCGGCCGTTCGCAGACCATCGGTCTCGTCGTCACCACGCTCGCCACGGTCGGCAACTCGCGGATGCTGCAGGCCACCGCCGAGGCGGCCGCCGAACGCGGATACGCGCTCACGCTCGTGACGGCCGGCGCCAGCGCGTCGACCACCGCAGAACGCGTCGGCGTCCCTGCGAGCGGCAACGGTTCCGGCGACACCGTCGCCGACGCGTTCGAGCGGCTCGTGGAACAGGAGGTCGACGGCGCGATCGTGCTCAACGAGGCGTCGGCGCTCGTTCCCGCGGCCGACCGGCCCGCAGGTCTCCGGCTCGTCGTGGTCGATGCCCCGGGCGCCGCCGACCTCGCGGTCGTGCACAGCGACCATGTCGGAGGGGCCGCGGTCGCGACCGCGCATCTTCTCGAGATCGGGCACGCGACCGTCCACCACCTCGCGGGACCGGCCGACTCGTTCGCCGCGGGCGAGCGCGAGCGGGGATGGCGCGACACCCTCGTCGCCGCGGGTGTGCAGCCGCCGCCGATCGTGCGCGGAGACTGGACCGCAGAGGCGGGGTTCCTCGCCGGAGACGCGGTGCTCACCGCATCCGCCGTCTTCTGCGCCAACGACCAGATGGCGCTGGGGCTGCTGCGGGCGCTCGCCGACGCCGGGCGCCGAGTGCCGGAGGACGTCAGCGTGATCGGCTTCGACGACGTGCCGGATGCCGCGAACTACCGCCCCCCGCTGACCACGATCCGGCAGGACTTCACGGCTCTCGCGCATCGCGCCGTGAGCCTGCTCGTCGCCGAGATCGAGGGTGCGCCGGAGCCTGAGGCATCCGCCGTCGTTCCGACCCTGCTCATCGAGCGCGCCAGCACCCGCTGA
- the galE gene encoding UDP-glucose 4-epimerase GalE, producing MSWIVTGGAGYIGSHVVRALADAGLTPVILDDLSSGVASFVPEGVAFVQGSILDRALVEKTLRDHDAEGVIHVAGYKYAGVSVQRPLHTYAQNVEGTRVILEAMDAAGVANIVFSSSAAVFGTPDTALVVEDTAKRPASPYGESKLIGEWLLRDQAIATADSDAPLRHTSLRYFNVVGSADPTVYDVSPHNLFPIVFEKLIAGETPRINGDDYDTEDGTNVRDYVHVGDIAAAHVAAAKRLAGGEPIEAAYNLGSGDGLSVKQIMDAVARVTGIDFAPEIGPRRPGDPDRIVATGELAARDLDWKMRYTVDEMVRTGWEARQAAS from the coding sequence ATGTCCTGGATCGTGACCGGCGGCGCCGGCTACATCGGCTCGCACGTCGTTCGCGCACTGGCGGATGCCGGGCTCACACCCGTCATCCTCGACGACCTCTCGAGCGGGGTCGCCTCGTTCGTGCCCGAGGGCGTGGCCTTCGTGCAGGGCAGCATCCTCGACCGCGCGCTCGTCGAGAAGACGCTGCGCGATCACGACGCCGAGGGTGTCATCCACGTCGCGGGATACAAGTACGCCGGCGTCTCGGTGCAGCGGCCGCTGCACACCTATGCGCAGAACGTCGAGGGCACCCGCGTGATCCTCGAGGCGATGGATGCCGCGGGCGTCGCGAACATCGTGTTCTCCTCGTCGGCCGCCGTGTTCGGCACGCCCGATACGGCGCTCGTCGTCGAGGACACCGCCAAGAGGCCGGCGAGCCCGTACGGCGAGTCGAAGCTCATCGGCGAGTGGCTGCTGCGCGACCAGGCGATCGCGACCGCCGACTCCGACGCCCCGCTGCGGCACACCTCGCTGCGGTACTTCAACGTCGTCGGGTCGGCCGATCCGACCGTGTACGACGTGAGCCCGCACAACCTCTTCCCGATCGTGTTCGAGAAGCTGATCGCGGGCGAGACCCCGCGCATCAACGGCGACGACTACGACACCGAAGACGGCACGAACGTGCGCGATTACGTGCACGTCGGCGACATCGCCGCCGCACACGTCGCGGCCGCGAAGCGTCTCGCCGGCGGCGAGCCGATCGAGGCCGCGTACAACCTCGGCTCGGGCGACGGCCTCAGCGTGAAGCAGATCATGGATGCGGTCGCCCGCGTCACCGGCATCGACTTCGCCCCCGAGATCGGCCCCCGGCGCCCGGGCGACCCCGACCGCATCGTGGCCACCGGCGAGCTCGCTGCCCGCGACCTCGACTGGAAGATGCGGTACACGGTCGACGAGATGGTGCGCACCGGCTGGGAGGCGCGTCAGGCCGCGTCCTGA
- a CDS encoding substrate-binding domain-containing protein: MTDQQHAPLAPARHAHILAALERDGIVRVSRLTEELGVAPVTLRRDLQQLEEEGRLERVHGGAVPAQVPDAAAPGPARTGGAIGVLVPSLAYYWPGVVRGMEAEARTRGLRLVLRGASYELQDERPVLERLLAADDIRGLIVAPNPDVTHAQDVVQWLDASGIPSVFVERDAVVLPDRAPVENVTTDHALGAILAARHLASLGHRRIGLILSRESPTGRKILTGWASACEELGLAPADHFESLFPDRNGPGFATAVNAAIDKALDAGVTGLLIHSDPEAMAFIDIALNRGLSVPDDLSVVAYDDEVAQLFTPALSAVSPPRAAVGAAAIDLLAKRIADPSRPVHRVSLSPTMHARQSSAPPA, encoded by the coding sequence ATGACCGATCAGCAGCACGCTCCGCTGGCGCCTGCGCGTCACGCGCACATCCTCGCCGCCCTCGAACGCGACGGGATCGTGCGGGTCTCGCGCCTCACCGAAGAGCTGGGCGTCGCCCCGGTGACCCTGCGCCGTGACCTGCAGCAGCTCGAGGAGGAAGGTCGCCTCGAGCGTGTACACGGAGGTGCCGTGCCGGCTCAGGTTCCGGATGCCGCGGCGCCCGGACCGGCTCGGACCGGCGGCGCGATCGGCGTGCTGGTGCCGTCGCTCGCCTACTACTGGCCCGGTGTCGTGCGGGGGATGGAAGCCGAGGCACGCACACGCGGCCTCCGCCTGGTGCTGCGCGGAGCCTCGTACGAGCTGCAGGACGAGCGCCCGGTGCTCGAGCGACTCCTCGCCGCCGACGACATCCGGGGCCTCATCGTGGCGCCCAACCCCGATGTCACCCACGCGCAGGACGTGGTGCAGTGGCTCGACGCCTCCGGCATCCCCTCGGTGTTCGTCGAGCGCGATGCCGTGGTCCTTCCCGATCGCGCCCCCGTCGAGAATGTGACCACCGACCACGCCCTGGGCGCCATTCTCGCCGCCCGCCACCTCGCGAGTCTCGGCCACCGCCGGATCGGACTCATCCTGTCGCGGGAGTCGCCCACAGGCCGCAAGATCCTCACCGGGTGGGCGAGCGCCTGCGAGGAACTGGGCCTGGCCCCGGCCGACCATTTCGAGAGCCTCTTCCCCGACCGCAACGGGCCGGGCTTCGCGACCGCCGTCAACGCCGCCATCGACAAGGCGCTCGACGCCGGAGTGACGGGGCTGCTCATCCATTCCGACCCCGAGGCGATGGCGTTCATAGACATCGCGCTGAACCGTGGGCTCTCGGTGCCCGACGATCTCTCGGTCGTCGCCTACGACGACGAGGTCGCCCAGCTGTTCACACCGGCACTCAGCGCGGTCAGCCCGCCGCGTGCCGCCGTCGGTGCCGCCGCGATCGACCTTCTCGCCAAGCGCATCGCCGATCCGTCGCGTCCCGTGCATCGGGTGTCGCTGAGCCCGACGATGCACGCCAGGCAATCGTCGGCGCCTCCCGCCTGA